The following DNA comes from Musa acuminata AAA Group cultivar baxijiao chromosome BXJ1-4, Cavendish_Baxijiao_AAA, whole genome shotgun sequence.
TACGACATATTATCTCTAtcgttatatatataattattttaagttccatcatattggagtttatcatgattatcacatgagttttaattttttaataaaaataaaaataatatagatgaaaaaaataaatataatataatataatatgaagGGTCTAAAAGAAACTAACTAAAGGTCTATAACAACATTCAAAACATAAGATAAGACCCCATCAATAATCAAGATCAAGGTAATGATTGTAAACACAAAACGTTTTGCTTACCTCTTTAAGGCATACTTTTTCAAGTTTGAATACGTAGACGTTCAATCATTTTTCACCTCCACCTAAGACTCAATAACCACTTAAAAACTTGTGCGAGTGTTATATTTGTTAGAGGTTGTCATGACTACATTACTATCAGCTATAAATAGAGAGATCCTTTGATAAGCCCGATCTCACATGCAACTGAATCAAAATGAGAGGGAATTTAAACATCTTCTTATACGACTGAAAAATACTACATTACTATCAGCCTAAGTCAAAATATGAAAGAAGGATCTTCTTATATGACTGAtaataatactaaaaaatttaaacatctatattaaaaaaatttaaatatttttattcagatacgaataacaaaaaaaatcaatgaaGGTCATAATCTCAAGGTTGGATTGGAAGATAAACTCAATTTTTATGAAGATGACATCCAAGGAACCAACAATATCCAAAAGGAATGAGCTCGATTTTGAACACTCAGGAATAACTAATTAAGGATCCTTTCATAGTCTTCCCTCTTAAAGATATCCACATTCCCTCTTAAGGATATCCACATCTGCACAATAGCTACCGCTGCAATAGTATAAGGAAGAAGGTGGGGCCCTCTCCTTGGTACAAGAAAAGTGTTGAGTCTAATCCATATATGGACTTGGACAATCTGGGCCATAAGCCTAAATTGCAATGTGCGACGACGtgcaaaaaagaggagagagaaatagaaagtaaactctataatcctaacggtgttgtatgattctttagttattctagagaaaacctattgtaaacctgttatcattattattaataatggaagtttgaggtggactacggtcctgtgatttttttcatattgagtttttcatgttaaaaaaatttattcttaCTGTGTGGTTGATTATTTGCtttgttgtttttgttgtgctggttgatattttcatttggatatcaatttgatattttgatgaggaacaggaaaataatattatgcTTTAATAAATTTTTTCTCAACAGGGAAGCAGCGGTCGTAAGTAGCAAGGAGAGCCATCCCCGACGGCGAGGAGACGACGCCACCATCAACGGCCAAAAAGGGGGCGACTCCTCTGCCCCACGAAACAAGGACCTCCGCAAGCGATGGGAGAACCACAGTCGGCGGGGAGTCAATCGCAAGCGTCGGTGGTGCAAGATCATCCACATCCGGAGCACCATCGCTGCCGCAGGTTACCGTGGGGAAGCGAAGACCTAGCACTGGCCGGAGAAGGGAGGAGCCTCGCAAGAGCCGTAGCAATTGAGGAAAACGGAGGCAGTGGGTCCTTCGCGACCGCACCCATGGGAGAACACAAAGCCGCCGGAGGGGAAAGGGAAACACCACCGGCCGACCATATCCCGAAATTGATCGGCGCCGAAGCCGCCACAACTATCGTCACAGCATTGTGCGTCAGGCCAGAACTAACAACCTTGTAGGAGGCCGGAGAAGCCAGTGGGAATGATCCGGATGCCAAAGGTGCTGCCAGATCGGGAGTGACAACATTCAATTCGGCCACCGACAAATCAGGATCATCGTCGGCCAACAAAACCGAAGAATCAGCCAACAGAGGAGAGGTCTCAGGCGGATCAATCGCGGGGAGAGAGGAAATGAGCGGCTGTCCGCCGGTCCTGCTCGCTTTAGCTGCTATTGGAATGCACACAACCTTGAAGCCACGCTGTAACCCAACGCCAGTGACATGCCTAGTAGCATGGAGCACCACCGGACAGACACCAACAGCATCGCGGCGAGGGAGACCATATCCCATGGGGCCTGCAGAGGAGTGAAGGGGCAGTGACTCATCGTCGGCCCGTGAGGAGGCCGTTGTCATCAGTGGCCATGGAAGCATGCCTCCCCAATATCCCAAACCCTAGCAGACCCTTTTTCTCGTGATCATCGCCTCGCAAAAGAAACCTTCTTCGATCGCGTGCGGCCTTTGATTGCTTCAAAATATAGAGAAAAAAAGGGGTTCACATGGCGCGAGTTTTCAGAGGCAAATTCATGAAGAAGAATAAGCCACCACATTTACCACAGCGAGGTTCGATCAACCTTAATTTGAGGTTTGAAACAATCAATCTTTGGTATATCACCAGTCTTAATCAATAATTATCTTTTCTTAAttgaataatttattatatttagatCGATACGTGACAAAAATGATATTACATTTTTTTAATTAACTGGTTACATAAAATTCATAAATGATATACGgagaaaattattaattatatacgtgatattaaaaattatatacgtgacaaaattcataaaaaaagttATTAATTATTAACTGGTTACATAAAAACCAAGGGAAGAACACACTTGATCAAATCGGTAAACGAAATATTGAACAAAAACCAACCAAGTCgaactaaaaaattaaatatacacCCTAATTTTAATTTTAGGACGGAGAAAAGCACGAGTTCCACCTTAGAGTTTACATGTTGCGTTGTCACCCTCCATGGTCAAGATTTCCTCGCACCGGCCACCGCGTTTCCCACGAGTCAACAAACGTGCCGCACGAGACCGCTTGCTCCTTTAAATGACTTTTCCAATCATTCACCCGTATAAATCATCGTTTTCGTCTTCCCCCACTAAACACCTACCAACAGCTCCTCGCTCTTCTCCACTCCTCGCAACCCTGTCCAACCCCTCTCCTCCATACCGCTCCTGATTTCCTTCTCGGAGTTAACAAGATCTTTGGCCACTAGAATACCTTGTTCGACTCATGGGGTTGGTTGTGGATGCGCTAACGGAGGTGTTGAGGAAGCCGACGATGGGCGGCGTGGTGGCAGAGCTCGCGATCCTGGCCGCCCCGCTCTGGATTGCGGCCCTCGTGGGGCTTTTGCTAGGGTGGGCGTGGCGGCCGAGATGGGCCACCGGCATCGCTGCAGGTGGCGAGAAAGCTACCGATTCAGTAGTGGCTTGCTCGCCGCCATCAGATGGGTTGGGCGGGCCCTCGTTGGATCCGCCAATGGCTTCTCTGCTGAGCTGCAGCGGCGGCTCTTCAGTCCCCCAACAGCCGGATGGCGAGAAATCGGCGGTGACTGAAAAGGATCTGCAGCATCTGTGCCAGCTCGTGGAGATGACCGATGGTGGCCCGGCGTGGCGCAAGATGATGGAGAAGTCGTTGCCGAACATGAGCTACCAGGCCTGGCAGAGAGATCCTCAGGTAGACCATCTGACATGCCTCCACACTAGCATCCCTAATTGTATATGCCACAGTTCGATTCTTCACCTGCTCGTTATTGGGGTTCTCATGTGCCATGTATCTTGCAAACATTTTGCAGACCGGCCCTCCTCAGTATCGTAGCAGTTCCGTGTTCGAGGATGCGACGCCGGAAATGGTGAGGGACTTCTTTTGGGACGACGAATTCCGGATCAAGAATGGGTGGGATGACATGCTCCTTCAATATTCTACCTTGGAGGAGTGTCCATCCACAGGGGCAATGGTAGTTCAGTGGGTCCGAAAGGTGCGAACTAATTCTTGGATATTCTTAGTGGAACTGAGCATTTGCTATCTGCTATTCTCGCTTAACATCCCTTCTCTATGCAGTTTCCCTTTTTCTGCAGCGATAGGGAGTATATCATTGGTCGTCGGATATGGCAATCAGATAGGAGTTACTACTGTGTAACAAAGGTTTGTAGTAAATATAATTACTGCATATATTCTTGTTTAGAGGTTCACCATATTATAGTACTTACCGTAGAGATTGAATTTTGAAGAAATTATGTAGAAGGCTTCAACACTGAGAATTTTGTTCTTCTTAATGTGGAGTATGCCACACCAAACATTCTCATTGAGCCTAATATTCATACTGGCATTTGGGTTCCCATCCCCTAATTACAACAAAGAAACACTATCATTTGAGAAAACAATTACAACACTAGTGCAATTGACAGCTGCACACAACCTTAAGCTATGAAGAGGAGCAAGAAAACAAGGTGAAAATCCACTTTACCTTCTTTGAAGCTCCTTTTAATAGCATAAGTCTTTTCGATTTCTTTCATAAAAAAATGTTATGGACTTAATCTGTTGCATAACTGGAAGAGGCAAATTGTCAAGGTGGAAACCAAAAAGTTCAagtgaaaaaaggaaaagaagtcttTCCCTTAggctctttttttttctcatatccaatgttcaaaaagaaaaaaaaaattatatgaatgcATTTAAGCTCTTCAAAACACCCTACCAGCCAGATGGCACACACAAGCTAATTGACAGATATGAATCAGTAGATACATTTGGCTAAACTTGAAATAACTGTTGCAGGGTATGcttttaatttatcataaaaacatAATGTTCAAGTAGATAACCACTTGAAATGTAAACATTGGAAATGTAAACAACCTAATCAGAAGAAAATGTTGGTGCAAATACCTTGGTTCCTTTTCTTCTTGCCCTTGGTCTAAGAATTCAGTGCTTGTAGAAAAGTTGCATTGATGTTAAGCCATACAACATGTTGCTGAGTggtctttctatttttattacaGACCAGGGTTCTGCAAAAGGCATAGCTATACTTTTGAATAATTAAGTGCAATTTGAATTGGATACGCAGCAGGGCATGATAATTCTACAGCTGATGTTGTCTTGTCCAATTCAACACATTTTGTCCTGGTATAAATCCAGTTGATCTACATCTAGATTCTAGCTGTTGTctgttatatatgatatatatgtgTCTTCTTTTGATCCATCAGACTGCATCAATACTTTTTGCTTTTTCAATTAGTTCCTAACTTGTGGTGTTGCATTTTCTCTTAGTCCTTAACAAGGTTAAAACTTGTTAAAAAGTTTCGGTATTAGTATTTTTTTTCACCTATTGGGCTAAGATCAgaactataataatttttttaatgcaaACATGTTATGATGCTATTTTTCATGTTAGTTTGCTGTTGGCAATTATGAAGTTACATTTCTCATTCATATTACCCCATTGTGTACTTTTTAATCATTGTAGTCTGTTGAATTAATTATCGATATTTCCTTAAAAAATTTCAGGGAGTCCCATGTTCCTCTGTTCCTCGACACAACAAACCGAGGCGTGTTGACTTGTATTACTCCAGTTGGTGTATTCGCCCAGGTGCATAACCTCGTCCCatgttctctttcttcttccacACAGCtgattagcctcttgaatgacaaaTGCATGTTTTCTGATCTTTGTTGGGTCAGTTGCATCAAAGAGAGATGGCCAGATGACTGCTTGTGAGGTGTTACTCTTTCACCATGAGGATATGGGCATCCCATGGGAAATTGCAAAGCTAGGTGTCAGGCAGGGAATGTGGGGTTGCGTCAAGAAGGTCGAACCCGGTTTCCGAGCCTACCAGATTGCTAGGACATCCAACGAGCCAGTATCTCGGAGTTCTTCCATGGCACAAATCACCACCAAGTTTGATGCTGACCATCTGAGGTCATTTGAAGATAATCCTGTTTCATCCTCAGATGTCGTTGAAGTGGAGAAGCAGAAGCACTGGGCTTGCAACATACCCAAGTTTCTTGTGGTTGGTGGTGCTGTAGCTCTTGCCTGCACCCTTGACCATGGCTTGGTTACCAAGGCTGTTATTTTTGGAGTAGCAAGGAGGTTTGCAAAACCAGGGAAGAGATTGTGAGAGGAAATTAAATATCCTGATCAATCATTCAAACATCTCTACAACAAATTATCTTGGTAAAAAGATGATATATGAGAGAGAAACTATTTATATTTTCTGTCTTGTTTTTGTAGAGGAATATCAAATTTAGAGTTCATCTCATGTATACAGTCGATCCTACATAGGAAGTAATCCAAGAATCGTTAGAAATCCAATTTGTTTCCACTCCAAGGAGACATATAACTCATTTGAATGTTAATTTCTGCAAATTGCATATTGTATTTTAGTTAGCTGTTTTTGCTTTTCCCATATTTGTTCCCACTTCTCCTGCCACCCATACTAGCATTCTGGTCTGCTAGAAAGTGATATGCATGCTGTTGAAATTATTCCAAGAAATGCATGTAAAAGTGCTATGCACTTGGAAGAGAACTGTGTGTTCGCtggatcttaaaaaaaaaaaaaatcaagagttCAACTAGTTTTGAAAATGGGCGAAGATTTAAATTGATCAGTAATAAGTAGATACATGTATTATTGCTAATTTAGATTTGAATTATCTTGGATTCCTTGAAAAAGAATTGAGTTGTTGTTTGTAATAGCCTTTGCAGATTAATTGTTTCTTTATTCCTTTCTAAACTTGCTATCACATTCCTTCATGTTTGTGCATTTTTTTCCTGCCTGAGTTGGAATGAATTTTGGAGACGAAGGTTTTCCCTGTGTCAGTCTCAAGTCATTGTCTTGCTAACCTAGAGGTATCTGCAAAGTTAAATCAAGGTATCTGAATTTAAATTGTTTGGATGAATTAGATAAGCTCTTGAGGAAATCTTTTATTGTGTGAGGAACTTACTTAGGGAGTCCTTTCTATAAAGGGCTATGAGAACCAAGAGTCCCAAGATCATCAGCACTCATGGCGAGTGATTGAGCTTCATTCTTTGATCGAATCAGGATAATGATATCGAGGTGCGTCGAATTCGTCACCTACCTTGACTAGCTTGATGTTGCTTGGGGGACATGTGGTGTCAGATATGTGCCGTCGATGTAGTTTCAGGTGGTCAGTTGTCAGCCATGTGTTATCTTCTTGGAGTCGCATTGCCAACCATGAGATGTCAAGCATATATTCCATTCATCACCTCGAATGATCGACATGTTAGCCACGTGCCATCTATATGGCCCTAATGTGTCGACTAAGTTATTAGCCACGTATTACTAGCCCCCTTGCTTCTTGGCTCATGCGAGCGTTATCAAGCCGAGAAGCGACTTTGGCCAAGACTGTAGATATTGCAAGGGGGGTGGATGGTAATTGTTTGTAGTTGTGCATcgtttgatgcatgtttttgccCGTTCAACTATGGGTCATTGATATGCGAGTTTGACCATTCAATTGCATGTCGATGATACGCATTCGATCGTTTGGCTTCGCATCGTCAATAAGTGCATTCTTTGATCATTCGGTTGTGCATCGTTGAAATACGCATTCAACCATTATGTTGCACATCGTTGATATGCACATTCAGTTATTTAGCTACATATCGTTGATATGCACATTCAGTCATTTAGCTATACATCGTTGATATCCACATCACTATTTGGCCATTCGATTATTCATCACCACTATATATATTAGACCATTTGGTTACGTGTTGATATACATTTTTATCCATTCAGCTGCACAGTGTTGATATACTCATTTCGCCATTTGGTTGTGTTATCAGTATGCACATTTGGTCGTTTGATTATATGCCACTAATATGTGCATTTGGTCATTCAATTATGTATTATCGATATGTGTATTCGGTCATTTAACTGTTGAGAAGAGATCGCTTTAGGTTCTGAGATATCTGCACATGTGTGCCATTTTCACCCCATTCTCTAATGGACATGTCATTTCAACTTCTTGTCAAATATAGCAAGATTCTATCTCCGAGATTTTTGCAATAATGACTTATTGCAACGTTGACATGATGATCCTCTATACATCTATATGGAGATTCCCTGAACCATTGAAGCTTTAGAAGATTGCCATGAGTATCTTTTCAGCCTTGTGTAATAGCATGTTGCTACTTAGCATATCAACCAAATGTAATGTTATTATGCAAGGGTTGCTTAGACCGCGTAATTAGTGCAATGACATGTTGCCACGTAGCATGGCATGTTGCCTCATTCGTTCTTCCCATGCTTTTAGAGCAGTTCGAAGCATTATATTAAACACATTATGTATAGACTTGTCCGTGACAACTTGATGAAATAGTCAACTCTTATAATCAAGAACTTCGTTTGACTTATAGTTAGGGAAAAAGGACCAAGGATATCTAAACCCTCCGAGCAAATGGCTAAGCCAAAGTCCATAGGGGTCAGTTTGGCTATAGGGAGCCTTTGGATTTAGGTGTTGCTTTGGCATCAGTTGTAGTGCTACACATATTCAAGTGTATTATGTCAAAGTGTTAGCTAATAATAGTCTTTCCTACGAATTTTAAATGATAACGAGCATGCTCCAATGTGTTCTCCATATATTCCTTCGTAGATTTCAAAAAGGACGTAGACAGGGTCTCCTAAATAAAGGTAGTGGAGGGGCGACTATGTGAAGAATCATTAGTAAAATTACTGTGaattatatataatcatatttaatgCTTTTGGACTTTCCTGATTAGGGTTGGTAGATAGAACCCCTATCTTAAGATAGCATAGGATGTCCCCCATCTAAGTAGACTTGAAGGAGGTGGAAGAAACCTCATCCTCGCTTATGCTCCTCTATTTCGAAGTTTCTACCATTACTTTTTTTTATAGTCAATTGCTTTCTATAGCCAACTTTGATAACAAATCAATAATGACATTTTCATTTCAAAGAATTTGCTCACTGTTGAAGGAGATATCAACAATAATCTGTTTGGCCTTTATAAGATAGCTAGCCATCACATAATCTCAGGCTTCATAGGTTCCATTGACATGATTGACCAACAATTATAAGTGGTTGTATACCCTTATCTTTTTTACCTATATATTTTTGTTAATACAGAGTCTTGGTAATAAAGCTTCATACTCAACTTCATTATTGGTTACTTTAAATCCAAATTGAAGTGAGTATTTAGATATCTCTCTATTTGAGCATAGAAGGATGAGTACTGCACCTTTGTAGCAATAGTCAAACCATCGACATGCAAAACCTAAGGCTAAGTGTCAGCTAGTGGCTCGTCCATCATTGTCATCTCAATGATGAAGTTGGCCAAAGCCTAAGCTTTTATGGCAATCCACAACTGATATGATATGTCAAACTCGTTGAGCTCTGCAGACCATTTTAAGAGTCAACTAGTAGCATGAGGCTTTAAAGAGGATTTGTTACATCAGTTGATCTATCATTACAATGATATGATAAGATTGAAAGTATGGCTTGAGTTTTCTCGCCGCCACGATTAGGGTATAAGTGAGCTTCTTAAAGCTCGAATATTGTGTCTTTGTATCATGGCTGGTATAGAACACTAGCCTTTGGATCTTGTCTTGCTCTCAAACTAAGACAAAGCTTATGGCTAAGCTCATGGCTAAGCTCATGGCTATTGGAGTTACCAATAAGTATAGGTACAACTCCTCTCTTAGGTTGGGACTCAATTGTTGAGGTGGCACCATCAAATATTCCTTAAGTTGCTCGAATGCTACCTGACACTATTCGATCCATTAGAAATCCTTCAGCCACTTCGAAGTCTTGAAAAATAGTATATATcaatcaatcatttttaggaggaATTGGCTTAATGTGGTGACTTAGCTCGTTAGTTGTTGCACCTCCTTTATAGAAGTCGGAGGCTTCATGTTGAGAATAGTCTATACTTTCTCAGAGTTGATGTCAATCACAATTTGATGCTCTATAAAACCCAATAATTTGCTTAGTTTATGCTTAAGGCATAATTGGAGGGATTAAGCCACATTCAAAATTTGTTGAGAGTGGCAAATATTTCATAAAGGCCGGCTAAGTGGGTGTTAGATGTTCAACTTTTGACCAATATA
Coding sequences within:
- the LOC135651655 gene encoding uncharacterized protein LOC135651655, which produces MGLVVDALTEVLRKPTMGGVVAELAILAAPLWIAALVGLLLGWAWRPRWATGIAAGGEKATDSVVACSPPSDGLGGPSLDPPMASLLSCSGGSSVPQQPDGEKSAVTEKDLQHLCQLVEMTDGGPAWRKMMEKSLPNMSYQAWQRDPQTGPPQYRSSSVFEDATPEMVRDFFWDDEFRIKNGWDDMLLQYSTLEECPSTGAMVVQWVRKFPFFCSDREYIIGRRIWQSDRSYYCVTKGVPCSSVPRHNKPRRVDLYYSSWCIRPVASKRDGQMTACEVLLFHHEDMGIPWEIAKLGVRQGMWGCVKKVEPGFRAYQIARTSNEPVSRSSSMAQITTKFDADHLRSFEDNPVSSSDVVEVEKQKHWACNIPKFLVVGGAVALACTLDHGLVTKAVIFGVARRFAKPGKRL